The genomic stretch CACTGAAGAAATGTCTCctgaggaaaataaatcagtgcAACACTTTTTTTGGACACTCTGCAAATTCGAAGGGCTGTTATTAACATTCTAAAGTAATATTTTATGGGAACCATgcaaataataatagtgataaatGCTTGACATTTATTCTTGTAATAatgctacaattaaaaaaaattatgaacccattttacagatgagaaagcacaGAGACTGTGAGTTTTATAACTTGTCCAAAGCAAGGATTTGCACTACATTTTAGGGTCATGCACAAAGATGTAACAGCAAGGGACACTGAACAAGGATGTTCATGGAGGGGATACAAGACGGAATATTTGGTAGACAATATAGTTCAGGCAAGAAGACCCTTTGGTATACTGAACCCTATAACTCTAGAGACTAGGGTGCCATTGATTCAGAGAGGGAATGTTGGCAGAGGTGGGGTATTGGAAGAATGTGGGATGCAGGTTGGGTTGGGACATCTGAGATACCcataacagtgtgagaatgaactattCTGAGGATCCAATGTTAGCTGTGGTGAGTCACAGAGGTACACAGAATGTTGTCAGGGCAGAAGATTGTGGGCATAAGAGAATATTTTCAGGATGAACTATCATGGGAGTCTAGAGCCTTCTTGAGTGCAAAAAATAGAAGGTCTAGGATACTGGCATTGAATAAATACTTGAAGAGTTAGAGGATGTTGTCAAGGATGGTCCATTTATAGGACATATATTGTTGAGATGGGCTGATGGAAATATTTAAGAATGTGCCACAGACAGAACGTTCAGGTGGTGATCTGGGCTCATGGAAGCCACACTGATGCAGTTGAGAGACCTGGGCCATTGTCTGGGTTGGGACATTCAGGTTGTTGAGATGTTTCAGGGACGCAACATCTGGGAGACTGCAAGCCTGGCAGTGCCTGAATGCTTCTGAAACATGGAATGTTAGCTGGGATTGAGCATTTTTCAGGACATGGATCACTGGTTCAAATGGAACACTGGGAATAAGAAGCAGAGAAGGGCTAAGCAGACCATGTGAGGAAGTCATGGTGATAGGATGGAAGCCGGTACATTTCTCAACTTTTATTGTGGGCCCTTCAACCATTTTTGCTGCTGAGTTTCATATTTTCGGATTGTTTCACGGATCCACAGGACGTATCTTGAGACACGGGTGTAGACACCAGGCCGGTCAGGTTGCCCACATGGGAAGTCTCCCCAGGAGACGATGCCATACAGTGTTCTGTTACAGACCAGGGGGCCCCCAGAGTCACCCTGAgttggggaaagaaagagagaaagaggtgggTCCTTGCTGGGACTGAACAAGGCAGGGACAGGGAGGTGTGGGGAGAGAGtgaaagatggagagagagacacacagagaaggaGACTCAGAGAGGCAGAGTCAGACACACACAGTGTGAGAGAAAGCAATGAAGACAGTGAGAAACAGACAAGAAGACAAACACAGAGGGACAGACAGCAAGAGACAGAAATagggacagaaagacagagataggcccagagaaagagagacacagagaaatttctgtgtttttctctgttcctcagtttcaTTAAAATGGTAACAACTTACTTCATACCCATTTTTGTTTCCCTGGTACTAAATCCCACCTTGCACCCCCTGCCCCACACCAGCTGACCCTGCTCCTATTTAAGGCTCATTTGTGTCTCTCACTATTGAGTGAACCCATCCATATCTGGGCAGGGTATGCAACACACGTGTAAGTCTATTTCTCTTCCTGGGCCCaaggcagacatcactaatcgaTCAAGGCACATATCATTAATATAGTATCATACTCTTTCTCACTGAATCAAATCTCAACTTCTTTATTGATGAAGGCTATTTTTTGCTCATGTAGTATCCAtttcctcttattttttaaaaaattaaacattcatttttaaatttttatttatttatttattagagacagtgtcttgctctatttatttctttttgttttagagacagggtcttgctctatcacccaggctggagtgcagtggcatgatcatacctcactgcagccttgaactcctgggttcaaatagtccttctgcctcagcctcccgagtaactaggactGCAGTTgtactccaccacacctggctaatttaaaaacttttttttctttttgtagagacagagtctcactatgttgcccaggctggtctcaaactcctgggctcaagtaatcctctcacctcagcctcccaaagtgctgggattacaggcatgaactactgtaCTTGGCCATTTCCCCTTATTTTGGTAACAGCCTCTCCTGATTTTTTCATTTGGGAAACTGCCCTTCTCCACTTCCAATCCATGCAGTTTGTCCCTGCCCCTCTCCAGCACCCACAGTTAACTATGTGACTCAGGCTTGGCCCATCAGAGAATCCCACAGCTCTGGTGGAGTGATGGCTCAAGACACATGACTTAGGTCAGCCTAGTGAGAATCATGCTTAAGACTTTTGTGTGAACTATTGGAAAAGAGAGGTTCTCTTTCTAATAGGGTTGCCTAGAGGGTAGGATGTAAGCTCAAAGCTGCTTGGGCCATCTTGTCATGGGAAGAATCTAACCGAGAATGAAgccaaaacagaataaagaagagCTGAGAGTTAAAAGAAAGACAGAATTCCAAACACACAATTTGCATACCTGGATCCATCTGTGCCTAAAGCCAGACAACCTGGATTTTCAGTTACAAAAGCCTGCATTTTGTTTAAGCCAGTTTGAGTTGGTTTCACTCACAAGTGAAAGAATACCAACCTTTATGCATCTCAACACAGGGATCTGGGCAGCCACTCAGTCAAAGCTGGGGCTTATGATGAATTATTCCTGCCATCCCTGGGTACCCCTTTTTGTCTTGACCTCCTATGTGAGGGGACATTGTATCTTATAAAGATTGGTTCCCCTAAGGCTGGAAACAAAGCTTTTTCCCCAGCATCTGTCACTTCCATTCTGGCTTTCTATCCTGTCCAAGGCACCCACCAGCCTCCCGGCCTCACCTCACAGGAGTCTTTGCCACCCTCTTTTGTGCCGGCACACAACATGTTGTCAGTGATCTTTCCTGGGTAGACTTGACGACACTCCTCATCTGAGCGAAGTTGGATGTTGGCACATTGTAGTGTTTTGGGGTAATTCActggggagaagaaagagaaggtctAAGGTATCCGACCTGGATAGGATATGGGATGAAGGTGAAATAGGCGAGTTGAATGGGTAAAGAGTAGATAGAAAATTGAGATGGGAAGAGAAAGATGGGAGAAGAGATGAGCACCTATCTGGGTAAAGCAACGGAAGTGACAGAAATATGGAGGGACatgggagagaggggaagggagagatgaGGAGAAAAGTGGAGGGAAGGACAAGGAGGGAAGGGACAAGAGAATGGAAGGTTGATAAGGAGAGTGGTGGAGCCAGCGCTGGGGAGAGAAAGTTGGAGAGAGGGAGTTGGAATAGGGAGATGGTCAGAAATAGAGAATTAAAGATGGGAAAAGCAGGAACAGGGATGGGAAGAGTTACGGGAGAGTTGGATAGAATGGTAGGAAGAGAGACAGGGCATGTTGAGGAGAAAGATACAAACATGAGGCTGGGAGAGAGTCAGGGATTGCTAGGGAGATGCAAAGGGCTCTTGTCGGTATATACATCAActttatattcacatatataatgtattatacttACTAAGTAATGATATAGAATTAATTATTAAATTGAATTATTAGACATTTCATTAATaagcatatttaatatattaaacattttataaattatagaaatataaacattttatatgtatgatttatatattataaatgataaaattcatttacagtatataaacatataaatgtatacatttataaaatacatttataatatataatttaaatatagattatatatttgtaaaatatacattatgcagaaatacatgtttaaaatacataattgataaattttataatttataaaatacatttaatttgtatactttttgtataatatataattatattactatataatacataatatacatcatataatatattcatatattagatctatttatatttctatatattcatGAATTTATAtactcatatttttatatattcatgaatttatatttatataaaggatACAGctaactttaaatatatatatttatttacttatttatatttttatatataaaggaACCTACCTCAGACCTTCCCTCCCATCTCTGCCCCTGTTTCCCCAGCCACTCCTATGGGGCCTCAGGCCACCTGTGTGGGTGCATACCCTGGGGGCTGGTGGTGGTGCCCCAGCCAGACACCCGACAGGTGGTGCCAGGGGTTAGGCGGTTGTTGTGGGAAAGGGGCAGGGTTTGGATGTAGCCTGTGAGCTGGACCAGGGACTGCAGCTCCAGAAGCATGATGTCATGGTCGTGGTTCAGGTGGGTGGGGCTTCTCCGGTATTCAGGGTGGGGGATAGAGTGGACAACTTCCCTCACCTGCTCACCAGCTTCCACACGCCCTAGGGCGTGCTTGCCTAGGTAAACTTTGAGCCCCCTGTGGG from Pan paniscus chromosome 20, NHGRI_mPanPan1-v2.0_pri, whole genome shotgun sequence encodes the following:
- the KLK13 gene encoding kallikrein-13 encodes the protein MWPLALVIASLTLGLSGGVSQESSKVLNTSGTSGFLPGGYTCFPHSQPWQAALLVQGRLLCGGVLVHPKWVLTAAHCLKEGLKVYLGKHALGRVEAGEQVREVVHSIPHPEYRRSPTHLNHDHDIMLLELQSLVQLTGYIQTLPLSHNNRLTPGTTCRVSGWGTTTSPQVNYPKTLQCANIQLRSDEECRQVYPGKITDNMLCAGTKEGGKDSCEGDSGGPLVCNRTLYGIVSWGDFPCGQPDRPGVYTRVSRYVLWIRETIRKYETQQQKWLKGPQ